The genomic DNA CCGCACGGGCATTGCCGTGCTTTCCAAACTCACCGGCCTCTTGCTGGCGGCCATTGCCGCGCAGGTGATCTTTACGGGCATCCGCGCGTTTCTGGGGTGACGTTTCCGGCCCCGGCCCGCCCGGCGGGGCGCACAATCGACAGAACAAACGGAGGGTTCGACATGAGCCTGTTGGAAACTTTTTTCCGTCCTGAGGCCAAAGGCAGCACGGTAAAACGAGAGCTGCTGGCCGGGCTGACCAGCTTTATGGCCATGTGCTACCTCATCTTTGTGGTGCCCAACATGCTGGCGGATGCGGGCATGCCCCGCGAAGGGGCCGTGGCCGCCACCATCTGGGTAACCATTATTGCCACCCTGATCATGGGGCTTTGGGCGCGCTTTCCCGTGGGCGTCGCGCCGGGCCTGGGCATTACGGCCTTTTTCGCCTACTACGTCTGCGGCCCCGCGGGCTATACCTGGCAGACGGGCCTGGGCGCGGTGTTCATCTCCGGCGTGGTCTTTCTGCTCCTTACCGTGACCCGCGTGCGTCAGATGATCATTAAGGCCGTGCCCATGGACCTCAAATACGCCATCGTGGTGGGCATCGGGGCCTTTATCGCCTTTATCGGCATGAAGAGCTGCGGCATTGTGGTGGACAGCCCCTCCACCTTTGTCACCCTGGGCAATCTGGCCCAGCCTTCCACCCTGCTTTCGGTGCTCGGCATCTTTCTCATCGGCGGCCTGCTGGCGCTCAACGTGCCCGGCGCCATGATCATCGGCATTCTGGCCGTCACGCTCCTCGGCATCGCCCTGGGCATCACTCGCCTGCCCGAAGACAGCGTCTTTTCTTTCAGCCTGCCCCTGCCTACGGAAACCTTTCTGCAGATGGATCTCAAGGGTGCGCTGCACCACGGGCTTATCTCCATCATCTTCACCCTGACCATGGTAGACCTTTTCGACAACATGGGCGTGCTTATCGGCCTGGCGCAGAAGGCGGGCTTTGTGCGCAAGGACGGGCATATCGAAAATCTGGACCGCGCACTGATCACCGATTCCCTGGCCACCATGACCAGCGCGGCCCTGGGGGCCACCACGGCCACCAGCTATCTGGAAAGCGCTGCGGGCGTGGCTGAAGGCGGCCGCACCGGCCTTACGGCCGTGACCATTGCCGCGCTTTTCTTTCTGGCCTTGTTCGTCACGCCCCTGGTGGGCCTGGTGCCCGCCTACGCCACGGCCCCGGTGCTCATCATCGTGGGCGCGCTCATGATGCAGGAGGTGGGGCGCATCCATTTTGACGACTTTACTGTGGCCCTGCCCGCCTTTCTTACCATCATGAGCATGCCGCTTACCTTCAACATCGCCACGGGCTTCGGCTTCGGCTTCGTGAGCTGGGTGGGCATTAAGCTCCTGGCCGGACGCTTTCGGGACGTGAACCCAATGATGCTCATCATTGCCGGCTGCTTTGTGGTCAACTTTGCCCTGCGGCTCGGGTAGCGCGCCTTGCCTTTGCCCGGGCCTGCGGGCATACTAAGGCGTTTGACAAAAACTATTCATGAGGAATCCGCATGGCTACGCTGCTGCAATCGTCCGTACGCCCCAAAAAGCCGCTCTGGCGCGAGTATGGCGAGGCCCTTCTGGTGGCCCTGGTCCTGGCGCTGTTTATCCGCACCTTTATCGTGCAGGCCTTTAAGATCCCGTCCGAATCCATGCTTGAGACCCTACAGGTGGGCGACCACCTGCTGGCCAGCAAGTTCGCCTACGGCGTCAAGATTCCCTTCACCCACACCTATGTGTGGCGGGGGGACGACCCGCAAAAGGGCGACGTCATCATCTTTGAGTACCCCAATAACCCTAGCGTGGACTACATCAAGCGCATTATCGGCACGCCCGGCGACGTCATTGAAGTGCGCAACAAACAGCTTTACCGCAACGGCCAGCCAGTGCGCGAAAGCTATATCCGCTTTACCCAGCCCGGCATTGTGGAGCCCGTGCGGGACAACTTCGGCCCCGTCACCGTGCCGCCGGACAAATACTTCGTCATGGGCGACAACCGCGACAACTCCCGGGATTCCCGCTTCTGGGGCTTTGTGGACCGCGCCGCCATCCGGGCCAAGGCCTGGCGCATCTACTGGTCCTGGGGCGGGCTGAGCGACATCCGCTGGAGCCGCCTGGGGCAAAAAATTCAATAGGAGCGCGCATGGTGGTCCGGCTGCTGAGCGGCGGCGTGGAGGGCGTGGACGCCTACCCCGTGGAGCTGGAAGTGGACTGCGTGCGCCAGGGGCTGCCGGGCTTCACCATGGTGGGCCTGGCCGAAGCCGCCGTGCGCGAGGCCAAGGACCGCGTCTTCGCCGCGCTCCGCGCCGCCAATTTCCGCCTGCCGCCCGCCCGCATCACCGTCAACCTGGCTCCGGCCTGGCGGCGCAAAAACGGCGCTAACTACGATCTGCCCCTGGCCGTGGGTCTGCTGGCCGCCGCGGGCCTCCTGCCTGCGGAGCGCTGCACCGGCCTCTACCTGGCCGGGGAGCTTTCCCTCTCCGGCCAGATCCGCCCCGTAAGCGGCATCCTGCCCCTGGCCCTGCTGGCCCGCGCCCGCGGGGCGCGCGGCATCCTCGTCCCTCCCGGCAACAGCGCCGAAGCCGCCGTAGTGCGCGGCCTGGAGGTTTTTGCCCCGCGCGACCTCGCCCAGTGCGCCGCCTTCCTGGCCGGGGCCGAAACCCTGGAGCCCTTGTCCCCGCCCCCTGAGGGACAGCCCGCCCCGATCTGCGGCCTGGACTACGCCGAAGTCAAAGGACAGGAGGCCGCCAAGCGCGCCCTGGAGGTAGCCGCCGCAGGCGGGCACAACGTGCTGCTGCTGGGCCCCCCCGGCAGCGGCAAGACCATGCTGGCCCAGCGCCTGCCCACCATCCTCCCGCCCCTGAGCTTTGAAGAAGCCCTGGAAGTCACCAAAATCTACAGCGTGGCCGGCCTGCTGCCTCCGGACGCGGGCATCGTGCGCCAACGGCCTTTCCGCGCGCCGCACCACACCATTTCGGACGTGGCCCTGGTGGGCGGCGGCAGCGTGCCCCGGCCCGGCGAAGTGAGCCTGGCCCACCGGGGCGTGCTCTTTCTGGACGAACTGCCAGAATTCCACAAAACCGCCCTGGAAGCCCTGCGCCAGCCCCTGGAAAACGGCACGGCGGCCATTGCCCGCGCCAGCCACCGCGTGGTCTTCCCCGCGGCCTGCATGCTGGTGGCGGCCATGAATCCCTGCCCCTGCGGCTACTACGGCGACCCCACCCACCAGTGCACCTGCCGCCCGGACCAGCGGGCCCGCTACCGCGCACGCCTCTCCGGCCCTCTGCTGGACCGCATCGACGTGCATGTGGAAGCGCCCGCCGTGGCCTATGCGGACTTCCGCGAGGCCAACAGCTCCGGGGCCGATTCAGCCGCCATGCGCCGCCGCGTGCTGGCCGCCCGGCAACGCCAGCGCCAACGCTACGGCCCTGAAGGCCCGCGCTGCAACGCCGAGCTCTCCGGCCGGCTGCTGGAACAACACTGCGCCCTGGACGCCGCAGGCCACGCCCTTATGGAAGGCGCGGTCAACCGCCTGGGCCTCTCGGCCCGCGCCTGCGCCCGCGTCCTGCGCATGGCCCGCACCATCGCCGACCTGGAAGCCGCCGACCGCATCACCCCGGACCACCTGGCCGAAGCCGTCTCCCTGCGCGTCCTGGACCGCGGGGGCGAATAAATTCCTGACGGCAACGAAAGCCAAAACCTTCCTCTGCTCAGGAGACGCGCAGAACGTCGCCTGAGCAAAGAAAAGGCGTTGCGGCCAGAGCCATGATGCGCGCCGCCTGTCGTCGGTATCTTTTGAGGTTCAGCATGTCAGAACGTGGAATAAGAGTTTCAGGGGGTGGGGGTGCGGGGGCCCTGCTTCAAAAGGCTTTTTCCCCCGCGGGCACCCTTGCTCCCGCCGCCCCCGCGCCGCTCACGCCCTCCGCCGCCTGCAGCTATCCTCGTGGACTGACGCAACCTGCGGGGGGGCTGCGCTTCGGGCTGGACGCGCTGCTGCTGGCGGCCTTTGTTGTGCGGCGGCTGCGGGCCTGGCCGGGGCGGCGCGGGCTCGCGGCCGTGGATCTGGGCTGCGGCTGCGGGGCGGCCCTGCTGGGCCTGGGGCTGGGCTCGCCGCGGGTGTGGGGGCTGGGCCTGGAGCGCGAGCCCGCCCTGGCGGCCGCCGCGGAAGAGAATATTGCCAGGCTGGGGCTGACGGCACGCATGCGCGCGCGCTGTCTGGAGCTGGAGGATGTTGCGGCCCTGCGGGCCCTGCGGGGGCCGGAAGGGCAACCGCTCTGCGCCCGTGCGGACGTGGTGCTGGCCAATCCGCCCTATGAGCAGGCCGGGCGGCCTTCGCCGGACCCGCTGCGGGAGCGGGCCCTGCGTTCCGACAACGGTGCGGCGCTGGAGGTTTTCTGCCGCGCCGCCGGGCTGCTGCTGCGGCACAAAGGGCATTTTTTCTGCTGTTATGACGCGCGGGCCCTGCCGCGGCTGTGCCAGGCCCTGCGCGCGGCGGGCCTGGGCCTGCGGCTGGCGCTGCCCGTGCGGGCGCGGCAAACGGACCCGGCCTGGCTGGTGCTGGCGGCGGCGCAGAAGGGCGCGGCGGACGATCTGCGCCTGGAAGCGCCGCTGACCCTGCACCGTGGGCCCGCGCCGACAAAACAAGGCCCGGCCGCAGGCAGGGGCGCAGACGCAAGGGCAGGGTGCAGCGGAACCGGATCCGAAGCCTCTGGGCCGGCCTGGACGGCGGCGGCCCGACGATTTTGCCCCTGGCTGGACCGGCAGGGGGATTTGGGATAAGGCTCAGGCATGACGTTTATTGCGGATCTGCACATCCATTCGCGCTTTTCACGGGCCACAAGCAAGGCGCTCACGCCCCGGCACCTGGCGGCCTGGGCGCGCTGCAAGGGCATTGACGTTCTGGGCACCGGCGATTTCACCCACCCCCAATGGCGGGCGGAACTGGCGGAACAGCTGGAACCGGACGCGGCCAGCGGCCTGTACCGACTGCGGAGCGCGCCGGAAGCCCTGGAGGGCCTGCCAGAAGACCTGGGCGCGGCAGGGGCGGGGCAGGGGCCGCTCTTTCTGCTCCAGACGGAAATCAGCTCCATCTACAAGCGCCTGGGGCAGGTGCGCAAAATCCACAACCTGGTCTTTGTGCCCACCCTGGAGGATGCGGAGCGCCTTTCCCTGCGCCTGGCGCAGATCGGCAACCTGGCCTCGGACGGTCGCCCCATCCTGGGTCTGGATTCGCGCGACCTGCTGGAAATTGTGCTGGAATGCGCGCCCGCCGGGGTCATGATCCCGGCGCACGTCTGGACGCCCTGGTTCGCGCTCTTCGGTTCCAAATCCGGCTTTGACCGGCTGGAAGACTGCTACGGCGACCTTTCCGACCATATCTTTGCGCTGGAAACGGGCCTTTCTTCCGATCCGGCCATGAACCGCATGGTCAGCGCCCTGGACGGCTACGCGCTCATTTCCAATTCCGACGCCCATTCCGGGGCCAACCTGGGGCGCGAGGCCAATCTTTTTGCGGGGCAGCCCTCCTATGCTGGCCTGTTTGCGGCCCTGCGCGCCGCCGCCCGGCGTCAGGACCAGGGCGGCCTTAGCTGCCGCTTCCTGGGCACGGTGGAATTTTATCCGGATGAAGGCAAATACCACCTGGACGGGCACCGCGCCTGCCATGTGGTGCTGGAGCCGCGCGAGGCGCGGGAACTGGGCGACATCTGCCCCGTGTGCGGCAAGCCGCTCACCGTGGGCGTGCTGCACCGCGTGCTGGATCTCGCCGACCGCGGGGCCCCGGCCAGGCTCACGCGCGAACCTGAGGCGCGCTCCGTCATCCCGCTGCCTGAGGTGCTGGGCGAAATTCTGGGCGTGGGCGCGGGCTCGCGCAAGGTGCGGGAGCGCTACGCCGCCCTGCTGCGCGCCCTGGGGCCGGAGCTGGACATCCTCTGCCGCCTGCCCGAAGCGGACCTGCGCGCCCACTGGGAACCCCTGGGCGAGGCCGTGGCCCGCATGCGCAGCGGCCGGGTTATTCGCCAGGGCGGCTATGACGGCGAATACGGCGTAGTGCGCGTCTTTTCGCCCGAAGAACTGACCGACCTGCGCGGCGGCGCGCTCCTGCCGGGCTTCAAGTCGACAAGCCGCAAACGCGCGGCGCGGACGGAAACCGCGGCCAGCGCCCCCACCCGCGCCCGTGAGGCCGGCGACGTGGCGCAGGCGACATCCGCACCGACGCGCTCGGACGCGCACACGCCGCCGACAGGCAAAGCCCACGGCATGGGGCAGGCAGAGCCCCTGTCTGGCCCCGCGGCCGCGCCCTTCGCCGCTGCAACGGCCGCGCGGCCCATGACCTTTTCCCCGGAGCAGACCGCCGCCCTGCGGGCCGGGCCGGAACCGACCCTGGTCCTGGCCGGCCCCGGCGCGGGCAAGACGCGCGTGCTGGTAGGCCGCCTGGCCTGGCTGGTGGAGCAGGGGGCCCGGCCACAGGATATCCTGGCCGTCACCTTCACCCGTCGGGCCGCCGGGGAGCTGCGCGAGCGTCTGGCCGCAGCCCTGCCGGACCTGCCTGCGCCGCCGCGCTGCGACACGCTGCACGGCCTAGCCTGGAGCCGTATGCGCGAGGAACTGGGCGCAGCGGCCCCCACCCTGCTGGGCGAGGACGCGGCCCTGGGGCTGTTCCGCGCCGCCAATCCGGAACTTACGGCCCGCGCGGCCCGCGAAATGTGGGCGGCCTGCAGCCTGGCGCGGGAAACGGGCGCCACAGCCCCGGCAAATACGGCCCTGGGCGCTCCCTTCGCCGCAGCGGCCCCCCCGCTGCCGGACCCGGCCACGGCCCTGGCCCGCTACACGGAACGAAAAAAAGCGGCCGGCCCCGGCTTCGTGGACTATGCCGACCTGCTGGAATGGTGGCTGGCACAGGCCCGGCAACTGCCGGAATCGCAAAAAACCGTCCACTTGCTGGTGGACGAAGTACAGGATCTTTCGCCCGTCCAGCTGGAGCTGCTCCGGGCGCTTCTGCCTGCCGACGGCCAGGGCTTTTTCGGCATAGGCGATCCGGACCAGGCCATCTACGGCTTTCGCGGCGTGGCCGGACAAAGCGAAGACAGCCTGCGGCGCATCTGGCCCGGCCTGCGCACGCGCCGCCTGGGGCGGAGCTACCGCGCCAGCCAGCGCGTGCTGGACATGGCCCAGGGCCTGCTGGGCGGCACGGGCCGCTGCGGCGCGCTCACGGCCGCGCAAAACCTTTCTGCGGAACTGCGTCTGTTCAGCGCGCCGGACGAAAAAGCCGAAGCCCGCTGGGTGGCCCAGCGCGTGCGCGCCCTCCTGGGAGCCACAGCCCACACCCTTATGGACCAGGCCAAAGCCGACGACATGGCCGGCCTGGCGGGCGCGCTCACGCCCGGCGACATTGCGGTGCTGGTGCGCCTTAAAGCGCAGATGCCGCCCCTGCGCGCCGCCCTGGAACAGGCCGGTGTGCCTTGCGCCACCCCGGCCGAAGACAGCTTCTGGCAGGATACGGCCTGCGCCCGGCTGCTGACTCTGCTGGCGACGCATTGCGGTTTTGCGGAATGGCCTGCGCCGGAAGACAGCGAGGCCGCAACGGCGGCGATATGGCCGTGGGACGCTGCGCCGCCAGCGCCGCAGGAAATGCGCGCCTGGCTTGGCGCGCAGCCCTGGGCCGGGGAACCCTGCCTGCAGGGCCGGGCCTGGCGGCAGCTCTGCCGCCTGTGGGGGCAGGCCGGTTCCTGGCCCGCCTTTTTCGCCCAACTGGCCTGGCTGCAGGAAGCCGAGCTTGTGCGGGGCAAGGCCGAGCAGGTGCAGATCCTGACCCTGCACGCATCCAAGGGCCTTGAATTTCAGGCGGTATTTCTTCCTGGCCTGGAGGACGGGCTGCTGCCCCTGCGCCGGGAACGCCTGATTACCGCGCCAGAAGGCTCCACGCCGGAGAAGCCCGGCCCCGCAAACGCAGCGCCGGGCCCATCCGCATCCGCCTGCGCCGCGCCTGCGATCCACAACGCCGCAGCGCCTGCGGGCGCGGAGGCCGCCCTGGCCGAAGAACGCCGCCTGCTCTATGTGGGCCTTACCCGCGCGGCCCGCATGCTCTGCGTCAGCCACTGCCGCCAGCGCGTCCTCTACGGCAAAACCCTGCGCCTGCCGCCCTCGCCCTTTCTGGCAGACATCCGCCGCTTCTGCCGCGCCAGCGCCCTTACCCCCCACCGCCGCCGTCTGCAGAGCCCCCTTTCCCTGCTGCCGGAGTAGGCTGCAGAAGACCATATGAGGATATGCGGGGGATGCCCCGTTCGCACCCGGAACGCAACCGCGCCCCGCGGTTTGACAGCGTCCGGCCCCGGAGCTATCAATGGAGGCCGTGCGCCGCGTTCGCGGCGGCATCAACCGCTTTTCCACAAGGACAGACCCATGACGGATATCGACCGCCAGATGGCCACCATCAAGCGTGGCGTGGCCGAACTTATCGACGAGGGCGAACTGCGCAAAAAACTGGCGCGCGGCACGCCCCTGCGCGTGAAGGTGGGTTTTGACCCCACCGCCCCGGACCTGCACCTGGGCCACACCGTGGTCATGCACAAGATGCGCCATTTTCAGGAGCTGGGCCACCAGGTCATCTTCCTCATCGGCGATTTCACCGGCCGCATCGGCGATCCCTCCGGCCGTTCCGAAACCCGCCCCCCCCTCACGGAAGAGCAGGTCATAGCCAATGCGGAGACCTACAAAAAACAGGTCTTCAAAATTCTGGATCCGGAAAAGACGGAAGTGGCCTTCAATGCCGCATGGCTGGGCGCCATGAACGCCGCGGACTTCATCCGCCTGGCCTCCTGCTGCACTGTGGCCCGCATGATGGAACGCGACGACTTTGAAAAACGCTTCCGCGAGCAGCGCCCCATCTCCATCCACGAATTTCTCTACCCCCTCTGCCAGGGCTACGATTCCGTGGCCCTCAAGGCTGACGTGGAAATGGGCGGCACGGACCAGAAGTTTAACCTGCTCATGGGCCGCACCCTGCAGGCCCACTACGGCCAGGAAAGCCAGTGCATCCTCACCATGCCCCTGCTGGAAGGCACGGACGGTGTGCGCAAGATGTCAAAATCCTACGGCAATTACATTGGCATCGACGAGGCCCCCGACCAGATTTTCGGCAAGGTCATGGCCATTTCCGATGATCTCATGTGGCGCTACTATGAGCTGCTCTCCAGCAAATCCCTGGAAAATATCGCCGCCCTTAAGGCTGACGTGGCCGCCGGGCGCGTCCACCCCAAGGCCGCCAAGGAAACCCTGGCCCACGAGATGGTCGCCCGCTACCACAGCCCCAAAGATGCGGACGAGGCCCAGCAGGGCTTCAACGCCGTGTTTGCCGGCGGCGGGGTGCCCGACGCCATGCCCGAACACGCCTGCGACAAGGGCGAAGCCAGCACCCCCCCAGCCTTCCTCGAAGCCGCCGGGCTGGTCAAAAGCCGCGGCGAAGCCAAGCGCCTGATCAAAGAAGGCGCGCTCTCCGTGGATGGTCAACGCTGCGACGACCCGCTCACCCCCTTCAGCCCCGGCGCCTACGTCGTCAAACTGGGCAAAAAGCGTTTCCTCAAACTGCTGGTGCGTTGAGCGGCAGACCGCCTTTTGCGGAGGGCCGAGGGACTTGCTGCTGCCAGCCCCCCGGCCCTCCACGCCCCCCATTTTTCAAAAGACCAGCTCCAGGTTGCCTGCGTTCCGAAAGCAGGGCCGCATGTGGAGGCGTAAGCGCAATTTATTTGCGCCGTTACGCGCCGAAACGAGCGTGCCGTAAACGTTGAGAATGCCTGTTCTCAACGTTAATCTGCTCTAAGCCCGTTTCATATCCTCTATGAGGCTGCGCAGGGCCTGGGCCTGGCGGGCCAGGTCGCCCACGGCCTGGGCGGACTGGCGCATGGCTGCGGCGGTTTCGGCGGCAATGCGGTTGACGTCTTCGATGGAGTGGTTGATTTCCTCGCTGGTGGCGGACTGTTCTTCGGCTGCAGCGGCTATGGACTGCACTTGCTGGGCTGTGGTTTCCACCAGGGCCACGATTTCCTGGAGGGCCTCGCCGGATTTCTGGGCCATAAGGGTGGTTTTGCCGATGCGTTCGGCCACCTGGGTCACGTTATCCACGTTCTGGCGCGTGCCAACCTGGATGTCGTGGATGGCGTCGCCCACCTGTTTGGTGGCGGTCATGGTTTTTTCGGCCAGCTTGCGCACTTCGTCGGCCACCACGGCAAAGCCGCGCCCGGCGTCGCCCGCACGGCGCGGCCTTTTGCCGCCGGGACGTGCTGTGCGCGACGGCAGAGCACACGCAATCGCTCCGGAGAAGCGACAGCGTGTGGGGATATGACAACCTATGCAAGAATATTGCCCAAACAACTTTGACGTTATAACCAGCTGTTTTGAAACAAAAAAAACCGCTGACTTCCGCTTCAGACAGGCTCCGCGTGTCACAAAAGAAAACACAGGGCGTTTTGCTTGTTCAATGTATGAGCACAGCGGGAACACAAGAGGAGGCAAGAGAAAGTAAAAGGCCCCTTGCGGGGCCTTTACTGTGGAGGCTGCTGCCGCCTGGTTGGAGGGACGGCATGGCTTGACGGCGCGTGGCGCGACTAGGCGTTGGCGGCCTTGAGCATTTCTTCCACCATAGAAAGCGTGGGGGTGGCGGTGGCGTCCAGCCCGCAGAGACCGCGCACGGCAAGCATGAGCATATCAAACTGCAGGGCCATTTCGCTGACGCCGTTGTCGATAATGCAGTTATCGCCGTGCATGCGCAGCTTATAGGCGTGACGGCTGCGCTCTTGCCCGCTGGAGCGGACAATGTAGTAGACCTGTTCGTTGTGATCGGTCACGTAGAGCTTCTGACGGGTGAGCATGCCAAGGCCTTCGTCGTACCACGAGCATTCGGAGAACAGACGACCGCGAAAGGTGAAATCGCAGCCATTGTCGTGTTTCAGACAAATGTCTTCCATGACTTTCCGCATCTGCATTCCATCCTCCGCGCTCTTCCGTCCGGTCCGGCACTGGCGGACGGTGCTGGCAGCAAGCTAGCACTGCAGCTCAAGCGTTGTCAATAACCGCAGCAAGCGAACAACAAGGGCGCAGGCGATCGGCGCGGGAATTTTTTTTACTCAACTGAAACAATTGATAATTTTTTTTGCCGCAGCACAGCCCGGCTTGCGGTAGCTTCCGGAATGGACCGAAGGGGCGGACCAACGACAAGTGCGCATTGCGGTCTTGTGGCAGCAGCTGCGCCGCCGGGCAGAAAAGGCGGATCAGGCCGCCCCACGGCCAACGCTGCCGCGTGCGCCCGCAAGCGCCGGGATGCCAGCGGCGCCCCCTGCTGCATGCCCCCTGTCGCACGGGGCTGCAGGGGTCAGCCGCCTATCCGCCCGCAAAGCCGCGGAAACGGCCGCATCACCCCCGCCCGCGCGGCCTGCGCCCGGCAAACAGGGCATAGGCCCGCGCCACGGGCGAGGCCGGGTCCATGCCCGCCAGGCGGTCGCCGCTGGGGCGGGGCAGGGGGACGCTGCGCCCCACGGGCCTGGTGCGCGAGGGCGGCAAGGGGGCTGCGGCCGCCACGTCCAGCCCGTCCTTGCCCAGCAGCAGAGAGACGCGCACGCTCTGAAACACGGGCGCTTCCATAAACGCATTGGCCCGCTCCAGCAGCTCCGGGCTCAGATAGTGCAGATCCTGCGCCAGCATGGCGTCTTCCGCGCCGACAAGCAGCAGATCCCGCCGGTGCCCCAGGGGCCGCGCCAGGGGGGCCAGATCCGGCCCCATGACGGCTTCCCAATGCTCCCACAGGCTTTGCAGACGCGCGCGCTGCGCCGCTGCGGCCGGGTCCAGCCCCAGCCCGGCAAACACCCCGGCCAGGGCCTCGCCCACGGGCACAGGCCCCGACGCCGCCGTGCGCTTACGCTTGCGGCGGGCCACCGGTACGCCCCCCTGGGCGGGATGCAAGGCCGCCCCATTGACTATATGCGTATATCTTGATATGTGCATCCATCTCACGGCTCCCCAGGCCCGCCTTACAGCCGCAGGCCGCGCAGCGGCCGGGCGCGCAGCCCGCGCGCAACCCCAACCCCTCCGGGACAACAGACATATGGACAATGGCACGGCCCTGCTCTGCTTCAAGGCGCTTTCCGATGAAACCCGTTTGCGGCTGGTGCATATCCTGCTGCATTATGAGCTTTCGGTCAACGAACTGGTCCACATTCTGGATATGGGCCAGTCGCGCGTGTCGCGCCATCTGAAGATCCTTACCGAAGCGGGGCTACTGGCCTCGCGCCGGGACGGGTTGTGGGTTTTTTACGCCGTGCCCAAGGCGGGCGAAAAGCACGATCTGCTGGGCGCCCTGCTGCGCTTTGTGCAGCCGGACGCCCACATGCGGGCGGACCTTGCCATGGCCGCCCAGATGCTGGAGGAACGCGCCCGCAAGACCCGCCAGTTTTTCAACGCCATTGCCGAAAACTGGGATGAGCTCAACAACGCGGTGCTGGGCGATTTTGATCTGCCGACAGCCGTCTGCGCCGCGGTGCCCCAGGGCTGCGGCACGGCCGTGGACCTGGGCTGCGGCACCGGGGCCGTGCTGGAGCGGCTGCTGCCCCTGGCCGGCGGGGTCATCGGCGTGGACGGCTCGGCCCGCATGCTGGAAATCTGCCGCCGCCGCTTTTCCCCGCAGGATCTGGCGGCGGAGCGCGTTTCCCTGCGCATTGGCGACCTGAGCCACCTGCCCCTGCGCGACCACGAGGCGGACTTTGCCTGCATCAACCTTGTGCTGCACCACCTTTCACAGCCCGCCGAAGCTCTGGACGAGATCCGGCGCATCCTGCCCCCAGGGGGACGGCTGTTTGTGGCGGATTTTCTGCGCCACACGGATGAAGCCATGCGCAACCGTTACGGCGACCGCTGGCTGGGCTTTGCCGAGGACGCCCTGACCGCCGACCTGCGCAAAGCGGGCTTTGCCCTCCAGAGCACGGTCCGCAAGCCCGTAGGCCGGGGCCTG from Desulfovibrio legallii includes the following:
- a CDS encoding YifB family Mg chelatase-like AAA ATPase, with translation MVVRLLSGGVEGVDAYPVELEVDCVRQGLPGFTMVGLAEAAVREAKDRVFAALRAANFRLPPARITVNLAPAWRRKNGANYDLPLAVGLLAAAGLLPAERCTGLYLAGELSLSGQIRPVSGILPLALLARARGARGILVPPGNSAEAAVVRGLEVFAPRDLAQCAAFLAGAETLEPLSPPPEGQPAPICGLDYAEVKGQEAAKRALEVAAAGGHNVLLLGPPGSGKTMLAQRLPTILPPLSFEEALEVTKIYSVAGLLPPDAGIVRQRPFRAPHHTISDVALVGGGSVPRPGEVSLAHRGVLFLDELPEFHKTALEALRQPLENGTAAIARASHRVVFPAACMLVAAMNPCPCGYYGDPTHQCTCRPDQRARYRARLSGPLLDRIDVHVEAPAVAYADFREANSSGADSAAMRRRVLAARQRQRQRYGPEGPRCNAELSGRLLEQHCALDAAGHALMEGAVNRLGLSARACARVLRMARTIADLEAADRITPDHLAEAVSLRVLDRGGE
- a CDS encoding NCS2 family permease, with translation MSLLETFFRPEAKGSTVKRELLAGLTSFMAMCYLIFVVPNMLADAGMPREGAVAATIWVTIIATLIMGLWARFPVGVAPGLGITAFFAYYVCGPAGYTWQTGLGAVFISGVVFLLLTVTRVRQMIIKAVPMDLKYAIVVGIGAFIAFIGMKSCGIVVDSPSTFVTLGNLAQPSTLLSVLGIFLIGGLLALNVPGAMIIGILAVTLLGIALGITRLPEDSVFSFSLPLPTETFLQMDLKGALHHGLISIIFTLTMVDLFDNMGVLIGLAQKAGFVRKDGHIENLDRALITDSLATMTSAALGATTATSYLESAAGVAEGGRTGLTAVTIAALFFLALFVTPLVGLVPAYATAPVLIIVGALMMQEVGRIHFDDFTVALPAFLTIMSMPLTFNIATGFGFGFVSWVGIKLLAGRFRDVNPMMLIIAGCFVVNFALRLG
- a CDS encoding UvrD-helicase domain-containing protein, with protein sequence MTFIADLHIHSRFSRATSKALTPRHLAAWARCKGIDVLGTGDFTHPQWRAELAEQLEPDAASGLYRLRSAPEALEGLPEDLGAAGAGQGPLFLLQTEISSIYKRLGQVRKIHNLVFVPTLEDAERLSLRLAQIGNLASDGRPILGLDSRDLLEIVLECAPAGVMIPAHVWTPWFALFGSKSGFDRLEDCYGDLSDHIFALETGLSSDPAMNRMVSALDGYALISNSDAHSGANLGREANLFAGQPSYAGLFAALRAAARRQDQGGLSCRFLGTVEFYPDEGKYHLDGHRACHVVLEPREARELGDICPVCGKPLTVGVLHRVLDLADRGAPARLTREPEARSVIPLPEVLGEILGVGAGSRKVRERYAALLRALGPELDILCRLPEADLRAHWEPLGEAVARMRSGRVIRQGGYDGEYGVVRVFSPEELTDLRGGALLPGFKSTSRKRAARTETAASAPTRAREAGDVAQATSAPTRSDAHTPPTGKAHGMGQAEPLSGPAAAPFAAATAARPMTFSPEQTAALRAGPEPTLVLAGPGAGKTRVLVGRLAWLVEQGARPQDILAVTFTRRAAGELRERLAAALPDLPAPPRCDTLHGLAWSRMREELGAAAPTLLGEDAALGLFRAANPELTARAAREMWAACSLARETGATAPANTALGAPFAAAAPPLPDPATALARYTERKKAAGPGFVDYADLLEWWLAQARQLPESQKTVHLLVDEVQDLSPVQLELLRALLPADGQGFFGIGDPDQAIYGFRGVAGQSEDSLRRIWPGLRTRRLGRSYRASQRVLDMAQGLLGGTGRCGALTAAQNLSAELRLFSAPDEKAEARWVAQRVRALLGATAHTLMDQAKADDMAGLAGALTPGDIAVLVRLKAQMPPLRAALEQAGVPCATPAEDSFWQDTACARLLTLLATHCGFAEWPAPEDSEAATAAIWPWDAAPPAPQEMRAWLGAQPWAGEPCLQGRAWRQLCRLWGQAGSWPAFFAQLAWLQEAELVRGKAEQVQILTLHASKGLEFQAVFLPGLEDGLLPLRRERLITAPEGSTPEKPGPANAAPGPSASACAAPAIHNAAAPAGAEAALAEERRLLYVGLTRAARMLCVSHCRQRVLYGKTLRLPPSPFLADIRRFCRASALTPHRRRLQSPLSLLPE
- a CDS encoding N-6 DNA methylase, with the protein product MSERGIRVSGGGGAGALLQKAFSPAGTLAPAAPAPLTPSAACSYPRGLTQPAGGLRFGLDALLLAAFVVRRLRAWPGRRGLAAVDLGCGCGAALLGLGLGSPRVWGLGLEREPALAAAAEENIARLGLTARMRARCLELEDVAALRALRGPEGQPLCARADVVLANPPYEQAGRPSPDPLRERALRSDNGAALEVFCRAAGLLLRHKGHFFCCYDARALPRLCQALRAAGLGLRLALPVRARQTDPAWLVLAAAQKGAADDLRLEAPLTLHRGPAPTKQGPAAGRGADARAGCSGTGSEASGPAWTAAARRFCPWLDRQGDLG
- the lepB gene encoding signal peptidase I; translated protein: MATLLQSSVRPKKPLWREYGEALLVALVLALFIRTFIVQAFKIPSESMLETLQVGDHLLASKFAYGVKIPFTHTYVWRGDDPQKGDVIIFEYPNNPSVDYIKRIIGTPGDVIEVRNKQLYRNGQPVRESYIRFTQPGIVEPVRDNFGPVTVPPDKYFVMGDNRDNSRDSRFWGFVDRAAIRAKAWRIYWSWGGLSDIRWSRLGQKIQ